A window from bacterium encodes these proteins:
- a CDS encoding glucose 1-dehydrogenase, producing the protein MRDRGMGVRGKVAVITGGGAGIGRAAALLFAREGARVVVADVDREAGAATVAQIAAEGGEATFVAADVSRPNEVGLMVEATLTAFGRLDILVNNAAIYRQGDAETTTEDDWQRMLEVNLTGPFLCARYCIPVMRHGGGGVIVNVASEAGLVGIKGQVAYNVTKAGLIGLTRSLAVDGAPAIRANCICPGTSDTPLVAAAVARQPDPEAARRALESVRPMDRLGRPEEIAFGILCLASDELAYATGAVLSVDGGYTAQ; encoded by the coding sequence ATGAGGGATAGGGGCATGGGAGTCCGCGGTAAGGTGGCGGTGATCACCGGAGGCGGCGCAGGCATCGGCCGCGCCGCGGCCCTCCTGTTTGCGCGCGAGGGTGCGAGGGTAGTCGTGGCAGATGTGGACAGGGAAGCCGGTGCCGCCACGGTTGCGCAGATAGCCGCCGAGGGCGGGGAGGCCACGTTCGTGGCCGCGGATGTGTCCAGGCCGAATGAGGTCGGCCTCATGGTAGAAGCGACCCTGACCGCCTTCGGGCGCCTGGACATCCTGGTGAACAACGCGGCGATCTACCGCCAGGGCGACGCTGAAACCACGACTGAGGACGACTGGCAGCGCATGCTGGAGGTGAACCTGACCGGCCCGTTCCTGTGTGCCAGGTACTGCATCCCCGTGATGCGGCATGGGGGCGGCGGCGTGATCGTCAACGTGGCTTCTGAGGCCGGTCTCGTGGGAATCAAGGGACAGGTGGCCTACAACGTCACCAAGGCAGGGTTGATCGGCCTTACCAGGAGCCTGGCCGTGGACGGTGCGCCGGCGATCCGCGCCAACTGCATCTGCCCGGGCACCTCGGACACTCCCCTGGTTGCGGCGGCGGTGGCGCGCCAGCCCGATCCGGAGGCGGCCCGGCGCGCGCTTGAATCGGTCCGGCCCATGGACCGCCTGGGGCGCCCCGAGGAGATCGCGTTCGGAATCCTGTGCCTGGCGTCCGACGAGCTCGCCTACGCGACCGGGGCCGTGCTGTCGGTAGACGGCGGGTACACCGCGCAGTAG